One Myripristis murdjan chromosome 17, fMyrMur1.1, whole genome shotgun sequence DNA segment encodes these proteins:
- the rnf182 gene encoding E3 ubiquitin-protein ligase RNF182, with amino-acid sequence MMIQLQGTEEGGGGGGGSADRLSTEELECKICYCPYSLGSRRPKVLECCHRLCAKCLAKILDLGESPPNAVVCPFCRYVTGLPGEAASSLPDDCNLVAALALQSRNQRNLHFHQEGSAELLLSPRRLSSLMGSNPSASLSSSSSSTATTTYSSIRGSPNFVVITIMEPPPAPASSQDLRFHRQSHNSLGLSAGRGYRSSSLDSMASVTQRWTVWNCAALLCQTSARALVWLLGLLYFSSLPMGVYLLIMQRTTLGVLLVSLVPASLVMIMVYGFCQCICHEFWDCYPP; translated from the coding sequence ATGATGATTCAGCTGCAGGGCACTGAggaaggaggtggtggaggaggtggcaGCGCGGACAGGCTGAGCACTGAGGAGCTGGAGTGTAAGATCTGCTACTGCCCGTACAGCCTGGGGAGTCGCAGGCCCAAGGTGCTCGAGTGCTGTCACCGTCTTTGCGCCAAATGCCTGGCCAAGATCTTGGACCTGGGCGAGTCGCCTCCGAACGCCGTGGTGTGCCCGTTCTGCCGCTATGTCACCGGGCTTCCGGGTGAGGCGGCGAGCAGCCTGCCAGACGACTGTAACCTGGTGGCGGCGCTGGCCCTCCAGAGCAGGAACCAGAGGAACCTCCACTTCCACCAGGAGGGGAGCGCCGAGCTGCTGCTCAGCCCCAGGCGCCTGAGCTCGCTGATGGGCAGCAACCCCTCGGCGTCcctatcctcctcctcttcctccactgcCACCACCACCTACTCGTCCATCCGAGGCTCCCCTAACTTTGTGGTCATCACCATCATGGAGCCTCCTCCCGCGCCCGCCTCCAGCCAGGACCTCCGTTTTCACCGACAGTCCCATAACTCTCTGGGGCTTTCCGCGGGCCGGGGCTACCGCTCGTCCAGTCTGGACTCCATGGCCTCCGTCACGCAGAGGTGGACGGTGTGGAACTGTGCGGCCCTGCTGTGCCAGACCTCGGCCCGGGCGCTGGTGTGGCTGCTGGGGCTGCTGTACTTCAGCTCCCTGCCCATGGGGGTTTACCTGCTCATCATGCAGAGGACGACCCTCGGGGTGCTTCTGGTGAGCCTGGTCCCCGCCAGCCTCGTCATGATCATGGTCTACGGCTTCTGCCAGTGCATTTGCCACGAGTTCTGGGACTGCTACCCGCCATAA